In a single window of the Bacilli bacterium genome:
- a CDS encoding GatB/YqeY domain-containing protein, whose product MSLSERLDEDMKQAMKSQDKFKLSVLRMIRSAVKYQEIGQKRALNDDEVLDILNRELKQRKESLQEFERAGREDLIDNVKGEISIISAYMPSQLSAEELQAIVQATIAEVKASGKADMGKVMGALMPKVKGKADGKEVNRLVQQLLS is encoded by the coding sequence ATGAGTCTTAGCGAACGATTGGACGAAGATATGAAGCAGGCGATGAAGAGCCAGGATAAATTCAAACTCTCCGTATTACGTATGATCCGTTCCGCGGTTAAATATCAAGAAATCGGACAGAAGAGAGCCTTGAATGACGATGAAGTGCTCGACATTTTAAATCGTGAGCTTAAGCAACGCAAAGAATCCCTCCAGGAATTCGAACGTGCCGGTCGCGAAGATTTGATTGACAACGTAAAAGGCGAAATTTCCATTATCAGTGCATATATGCCGAGCCAGCTGAGCGCCGAGGAACTGCAGGCGATCGTGCAAGCGACAATCGCCGAAGTGAAAGCAAGCGGCAAAGCGGATATGGGAAAGGTAATGGGCGCATTGATGCCCAAAGTGAAAGGCAAAGCGGACGGCAAAGAAGTCAACCGGCTGGTGCAACAACTGTTAAGCTGA
- the rpsU gene encoding 30S ribosomal protein S21, with the protein MSETKVRKNETIDSALRRFKRSIAKDGVLAEIKKRKHYEKPSVKRKKKSEAARKRKY; encoded by the coding sequence GTGTCAGAAACGAAAGTTCGCAAAAACGAAACGATCGATTCCGCTCTTCGCCGCTTTAAGCGTTCGATTGCAAAAGATGGTGTGCTGGCTGAAATCAAAAAACGCAAACACTATGAAAAGCCGAGCGTAAAGCGCAAAAAGAAATCGGAAGCAGCGCGCAAGCGTAAGTACTAG
- a CDS encoding HDIG domain-containing protein has protein sequence MKGLTSGMIQKSFTGKKIANDRSREWRQSAYLRFVLFLSFPVMFYLAISGYLIPQTYDIKEGAISEISIAAPKTIYDADATETAKEAAADRVVPVYTNIAMKNAGLAETIFNKLEQLNADETITFEQKVAIYREEIPDMFNDYYNRLLKQYENIYSAKLLAEARRQLDDQRYRIPEDVFFKLPKLSGKQLTAMKQVAKDTVDRLTSDPLTDAQTARTKVAEFINASQLPSKTERELVQEISTFVITPNRFADEEATDEARAKAREQVSPVYIEKGQYLVKKGEMVTKDIFNRLDHLGLLKSKINYPPYIGAALLALLFAGVLFMFVRYGRARLLESNWQILLLFLIYLLTIAAIGITALGVNEKTPYVGFVAPVAMGTMLIAILLDEQIAFISAVLFGLIVSIAFNHSDLPFDFRYGFVAVVACYVSIFAVHGATQRSAVLRAGIFIALASCLAIGTLILLDQEFAMKNAMLSLAFAVIGGLLTAILVIGLLPFLEAAFGILSPLKMVELSNPNHPLLRKLLTETPGTYHHSVMVGNLAETAAVAINANGLLCRVGSFYHDIGKTKRPSYFIENQNNMENPHDKIDPQLSKSIIIAHARDGVEMLKEHNIPKPIRDIAEQHHGTTLLQYFYHKAKKQAAGKGLDPAHIREEDYRYPGPKAQTKEAAVVGIADSVEAAVRSLKNPTIEQIDAVVTKIVKQRLDDGQFNECDLTIKELDIITKTLNETLLGIFHSRIEYPAEAAPKQAEKDA, from the coding sequence ATGAAGGGATTGACTTCCGGCATGATCCAAAAATCGTTTACCGGAAAAAAAATCGCGAACGACCGGAGCAGGGAATGGCGGCAGAGCGCGTACTTGCGCTTTGTCTTGTTCCTCAGTTTTCCGGTTATGTTTTATTTGGCGATTTCCGGATATTTGATACCGCAAACTTATGATATCAAGGAAGGCGCGATCAGCGAAATCAGCATCGCGGCGCCGAAAACAATCTATGACGCGGATGCGACGGAGACAGCGAAAGAGGCGGCCGCGGACCGTGTCGTGCCTGTCTATACGAATATAGCAATGAAAAACGCCGGTTTGGCGGAAACGATTTTCAACAAGCTGGAGCAGCTGAACGCCGACGAAACGATCACTTTTGAGCAAAAAGTCGCGATATACCGTGAAGAAATTCCGGACATGTTTAACGATTATTACAACCGTTTGCTCAAGCAGTACGAAAATATATATTCGGCCAAACTGCTGGCGGAAGCCCGCCGGCAATTGGACGATCAGCGCTACCGCATTCCGGAAGACGTGTTTTTCAAATTGCCGAAGCTTTCGGGTAAGCAATTGACCGCAATGAAACAGGTGGCAAAAGACACCGTCGACAGATTGACTTCCGATCCGCTTACCGACGCGCAAACGGCGCGAACCAAAGTGGCGGAATTCATTAACGCTTCCCAATTGCCGAGCAAGACGGAGCGGGAATTGGTGCAGGAAATTTCCACTTTCGTCATTACGCCGAACCGTTTTGCCGATGAAGAGGCCACGGATGAAGCCAGGGCAAAAGCGCGGGAGCAGGTTTCTCCGGTGTACATCGAGAAAGGGCAATACCTCGTCAAAAAAGGCGAAATGGTTACGAAGGATATCTTTAACAGACTCGATCATTTGGGATTGCTGAAAAGCAAAATCAACTATCCTCCCTACATCGGGGCGGCGCTGTTGGCATTGCTTTTTGCCGGCGTATTGTTCATGTTTGTCCGTTACGGACGCGCGCGACTGCTGGAGAGCAATTGGCAAATATTGCTGCTCTTTCTGATTTATTTGCTCACCATCGCGGCCATCGGCATCACCGCGCTGGGCGTGAACGAAAAAACGCCGTACGTCGGATTTGTCGCACCGGTGGCGATGGGGACGATGCTGATCGCCATTTTGCTGGATGAACAAATCGCCTTTATTTCCGCTGTTTTGTTTGGCCTCATCGTAAGTATCGCGTTTAACCATAGCGATTTGCCGTTTGATTTCCGCTACGGTTTTGTCGCCGTGGTAGCCTGCTATGTTTCCATTTTTGCCGTGCATGGCGCCACACAGCGGTCTGCCGTGCTGCGCGCGGGGATTTTCATTGCGCTCGCTTCCTGCCTGGCAATCGGCACGCTCATTTTGCTCGATCAGGAGTTTGCGATGAAAAACGCCATGCTGTCGCTTGCTTTCGCCGTGATCGGCGGCTTGCTGACGGCGATTCTGGTGATCGGGCTGTTGCCGTTTCTGGAAGCGGCGTTCGGCATTTTATCGCCACTGAAAATGGTTGAATTATCGAACCCGAACCATCCGCTTTTGCGCAAACTGCTTACGGAAACGCCGGGGACTTATCATCACAGCGTGATGGTGGGAAATTTGGCGGAAACGGCGGCTGTCGCCATAAACGCAAACGGCCTTTTGTGCAGAGTCGGGTCGTTTTATCATGATATCGGCAAGACGAAGCGCCCGAGTTATTTTATTGAAAACCAGAACAATATGGAAAATCCGCATGATAAAATCGACCCGCAATTAAGCAAGTCGATTATCATCGCGCATGCCCGCGACGGCGTGGAAATGTTGAAAGAACATAACATTCCGAAGCCGATCCGCGATATTGCCGAGCAGCACCACGGCACGACGCTGTTGCAATATTTTTACCACAAGGCGAAAAAACAGGCGGCGGGAAAAGGTTTGGATCCTGCGCACATTCGCGAGGAAGATTACCGCTATCCCGGCCCGAAGGCGCAAACAAAAGAAGCGGCGGTCGTCGGCATTGCCGACAGCGTGGAAGCCGCCGTGCGGTCGCTGAAAAACCCGACAATCGAGCAAATCGACGCGGTTGTTACCAAAATTGTCAAGCAGCGTTTGGACGACGGGCAATTTAACGAATGCGATTTGACGATAAAAGAATTGGATATCATCACCAAAACATTAAATGAAACCTTGCTTGGGATTTTTCATTCGCGAATCGAGTATCCCGCAGAGGCTGCTCCCAAACAGGCGGAAAAGGATGCGTGA
- the yqfC gene encoding sporulation protein YqfC, translating into MRRLRRQLSKWAGSMLDLPKDVIYDLPRITMIGNMQTYIENHRGVVRFSDQELELLLSKGKLAIRGSGLVMRAILPEEVFVEGRIDEVKYLDT; encoded by the coding sequence ATGCGCCGTTTGCGCCGTCAGCTGTCCAAATGGGCAGGAAGCATGCTTGATCTTCCCAAAGACGTCATTTATGACTTGCCGCGGATTACGATGATCGGCAACATGCAGACATATATTGAAAATCACCGCGGGGTCGTGCGATTTTCCGACCAGGAGCTGGAATTGCTCTTGTCGAAGGGCAAGCTTGCGATCAGGGGCAGCGGACTGGTCATGCGGGCCATTTTGCCGGAAGAGGTGTTTGTCGAGGGCAGAATCGATGAAGTGAAGTATCTGGATACGTGA
- the yqfD gene encoding sporulation protein YqfD produces the protein MRQTMAVLRIMGYADVEIYGGNIEQLLNLLAKRQFRFWDVRRGEGNTAFFGIVLRDFFRLRPLLKETGCRIHVAGRHGLPFLLDKLGKRKFFAAGFVLFVAVVYTGSLLVWHVQVIGNEKIATQEILAKAKNLGIYQFQWNFRLGDLDLAAKKMAAQLPNAAWVGIETRGTRVLIKVVEANKPEKRPLLSPRNLVADADAVVTKIQVEQGKPVVKTNMRVKKGQILVSGLVGEGEFTHSVVAKGTVRGLVWRQYRIAVPLVQRKKVYTGVSASRNYLVFGNWALKISGFGKLNFAQYETMNVLKKPQWRGKSLPFGFLRQTLREVRTEVATLSIQKARQIGIAQAKWEIERTKGADATVKSEKILQERSEGGKVVLEVLFEVDEDIAMEQPIVQGE, from the coding sequence ATGCGGCAAACAATGGCCGTTTTGCGCATCATGGGATATGCTGATGTGGAAATATACGGCGGAAATATTGAACAACTGCTCAACTTGCTGGCAAAGCGGCAATTCCGGTTTTGGGATGTCAGGCGCGGCGAAGGGAATACGGCCTTTTTTGGCATTGTGCTGCGCGATTTTTTCCGCCTTCGCCCGCTGTTGAAAGAGACAGGCTGCCGCATTCATGTTGCAGGCCGGCACGGCCTTCCCTTTTTGTTGGACAAACTGGGAAAACGGAAGTTTTTCGCGGCCGGATTCGTGCTTTTTGTGGCAGTTGTTTATACCGGGTCGCTGCTCGTCTGGCATGTGCAGGTGATCGGCAACGAAAAAATCGCCACGCAGGAAATTTTGGCAAAGGCCAAAAATTTGGGCATTTACCAGTTTCAATGGAATTTTCGCCTGGGCGATCTGGATTTGGCGGCGAAAAAAATGGCGGCGCAGTTGCCGAACGCCGCGTGGGTAGGAATTGAAACGCGCGGAACGCGCGTTCTCATCAAAGTGGTTGAAGCGAACAAGCCGGAAAAGCGCCCCTTGCTCAGTCCGCGAAATTTGGTGGCGGACGCGGATGCGGTCGTGACCAAAATTCAGGTTGAACAGGGCAAGCCGGTTGTGAAAACGAATATGCGTGTGAAAAAGGGGCAAATTCTTGTCTCCGGACTGGTGGGGGAGGGCGAATTTACCCACAGTGTGGTCGCCAAAGGCACGGTGCGCGGGCTGGTATGGCGGCAGTATCGAATCGCGGTGCCCCTGGTGCAACGGAAAAAGGTGTATACGGGCGTATCCGCTTCCCGCAATTACCTTGTTTTCGGCAACTGGGCGCTTAAGATCTCCGGTTTCGGCAAGCTCAACTTTGCGCAATACGAAACCATGAACGTGTTAAAAAAGCCGCAATGGCGGGGCAAATCGCTGCCATTCGGCTTTTTGCGGCAGACGTTAAGGGAAGTCCGCACCGAAGTTGCAACCCTGTCGATACAGAAGGCGCGGCAAATCGGCATCGCGCAGGCAAAATGGGAAATCGAACGGACAAAAGGCGCGGACGCAACCGTAAAAAGCGAAAAAATTTTGCAAGAGCGCAGCGAAGGTGGTAAAGTGGTGTTGGAAGTGCTTTTTGAAGTAGATGAAGATATCGCCATGGAACAACCGATTGTGCAAGGAGAATGA
- a CDS encoding histidine triad nucleotide-binding protein gives MSDCIFCKIVKGELPAKKVLETDDVLVFHDIEPAAPVHVLIIPKKHIASLNDAGADDWAVIGKVHEAAQKAAEQLGVAQSGYRLINNCGKDSGQVVFHIHYHLLGGEKLGPLNAK, from the coding sequence ATGAGCGACTGCATTTTCTGCAAAATCGTCAAAGGCGAACTGCCGGCAAAAAAAGTGCTGGAAACCGATGATGTGCTTGTTTTTCATGATATCGAACCCGCCGCTCCGGTGCATGTGCTGATTATTCCCAAAAAACATATCGCTTCGCTGAACGACGCCGGAGCGGACGATTGGGCAGTGATCGGAAAAGTGCATGAAGCGGCGCAAAAAGCGGCGGAGCAACTGGGCGTCGCCCAATCGGGATACCGGCTGATTAATAATTGCGGCAAGGACTCCGGCCAGGTTGTTTTTCACATTCATTACCATTTGCTCGGCGGTGAAAAATTGGGGCCGCTCAACGCAAAGTAA
- a CDS encoding NAD-dependent malic enzyme: MQTLEGKNVIYRLEIRTDRIHFGKIATSINEAGGDIVAIDVIQTSRNVTVRDLTVAVKDSGQITAVTQAIRRLPHVTIINVSDRTFLLHLGGKIEVKPKKPIANRDDLSRVYTPDVARVCAAISEEPQKAFSLTIKRNTVAVISDGSAVLGLGNIGPLAGMPVMEGKAMLFKQLADVDAFPICLDTQDTEEIIRTVKLIAPAFGGINLEDIASPRCFEIEQRLQEELDIPVFHDDQHGTSVVLLAGLLSALQLVGKTLEQIKVVVAGVGAAGVACIKMLLSAGVKNVIGVDKTGALTAKQTYGHAVWDWIARHTNPERQHGSLTDCLIGADVFIGLSVGNILRREDVRKMAKDPIVFAMANPVPEINPQEIEDIAAVIATGRSDYPNQINNVLCFPGIFRGALDCRARMINEEMKIAAAEAIASVIDDAERNRLYIIPGVFNQKVVETVREKVIQAAIKTGVARRIPRD; the protein is encoded by the coding sequence TTGCAAACGCTGGAAGGGAAAAATGTCATCTATCGCCTGGAAATCCGGACGGACCGGATCCATTTCGGCAAAATCGCCACGTCCATCAACGAAGCGGGCGGGGATATCGTGGCGATCGACGTGATTCAAACATCCCGCAATGTCACCGTGCGCGACCTGACCGTTGCGGTGAAAGATTCCGGGCAAATCACGGCGGTTACGCAAGCGATCAGGCGGTTGCCGCATGTTACGATCATCAATGTCTCGGACCGCACGTTTTTGCTGCATCTCGGCGGAAAAATCGAAGTGAAGCCGAAAAAGCCGATTGCGAACCGGGACGATTTATCGCGCGTGTACACGCCGGATGTCGCCCGCGTTTGCGCCGCCATATCGGAAGAGCCGCAAAAAGCGTTCAGCCTGACGATCAAGCGCAACACCGTCGCCGTCATATCCGACGGCTCCGCCGTATTGGGCCTGGGCAATATCGGCCCGCTCGCGGGCATGCCGGTCATGGAAGGGAAAGCGATGCTGTTCAAGCAATTGGCGGATGTGGACGCATTCCCGATTTGCCTTGACACGCAGGACACGGAAGAAATCATCAGGACGGTAAAGCTGATCGCGCCCGCCTTCGGCGGGATTAATCTGGAGGATATCGCTTCGCCCCGCTGTTTTGAGATCGAACAGCGCTTGCAGGAAGAGTTGGATATTCCGGTGTTTCATGACGACCAACACGGCACATCCGTAGTGCTGCTGGCCGGATTGCTCAGCGCGTTGCAACTGGTCGGCAAAACTTTGGAACAAATAAAAGTTGTCGTTGCGGGCGTCGGCGCGGCGGGGGTGGCCTGCATTAAAATGCTTTTGTCGGCGGGCGTGAAAAACGTCATCGGAGTAGACAAAACAGGGGCGTTAACGGCAAAACAAACATATGGACACGCGGTTTGGGACTGGATCGCCAGGCACACAAACCCGGAGCGGCAACACGGCAGTCTGACCGATTGTCTTATCGGCGCCGATGTGTTTATCGGGCTGTCCGTCGGCAACATTTTGCGCCGCGAGGACGTGCGCAAAATGGCGAAAGATCCGATCGTGTTCGCCATGGCCAACCCGGTGCCGGAAATCAATCCGCAAGAGATCGAGGATATTGCGGCGGTGATCGCCACCGGCCGCTCGGATTATCCGAATCAAATCAACAACGTACTATGCTTTCCGGGAATATTTCGCGGCGCGTTGGATTGCCGCGCCCGCATGATCAATGAGGAAATGAAGATTGCCGCGGCGGAAGCGATCGCCTCGGTCATCGATGACGCGGAGCGAAACCGTTTGTACATCATCCCCGGCGTATTCAACCAGAAGGTCGTGGAAACGGTTCGCGAAAAAGTGATTCAGGCGGCGATTAAAACCGGCGTGGCGCGCCGCATCCCGCGGGACTGA
- a CDS encoding PhoH family protein — protein MPENPATAKIPLQNAAEALALFGPQDKFLRLIESAVSAKITTREAEIAILGDRDETDMLLHLFGVLLELVRGGYSLSERDVACAIELAEKMQADQLLDLLKGEIAYAYKGKPIRAKTLGQKVYVSAIRKHDIVFGIGPAGTGKTYLAVAMAVVALREGAVKRIILTRPAVEAGENLGFLPGDLQEKVDPYLRPLYDALNDVLGPDHVAKALERGTIEIAPLAYMRGRTLDDSFIILDEAQNTTAEQMKMFLTRLGFGSKMVITGDITQIDLPKGKVSGLVDAERILQHIAEIGFVRFAEQDVVRHSLVQKIITAYRNKEQKSSSANDR, from the coding sequence TTGCCGGAAAATCCCGCCACTGCCAAAATACCATTGCAAAATGCCGCGGAAGCGCTCGCTTTGTTTGGTCCGCAGGACAAGTTTCTGCGTTTGATCGAATCCGCCGTATCCGCCAAGATTACGACAAGGGAGGCGGAAATCGCCATCCTGGGCGACCGCGACGAAACCGACATGCTGCTGCATCTGTTCGGGGTGCTGCTTGAACTGGTGCGGGGCGGATACTCCTTGTCCGAGCGGGATGTCGCATGCGCCATCGAATTGGCGGAAAAAATGCAGGCGGATCAATTGCTGGATTTGCTAAAGGGTGAAATCGCCTACGCGTACAAGGGCAAGCCGATCCGGGCGAAAACGCTCGGGCAAAAGGTATATGTTTCGGCTATTCGCAAACATGATATCGTTTTTGGCATCGGCCCCGCCGGCACCGGAAAAACCTATTTGGCTGTCGCGATGGCGGTCGTTGCGCTTAGGGAAGGCGCCGTCAAGCGCATCATCCTGACGCGCCCGGCGGTGGAGGCCGGCGAAAATCTCGGATTTTTGCCGGGAGATTTGCAGGAAAAGGTTGACCCGTATTTGCGTCCGTTGTATGATGCGCTTAACGACGTATTGGGGCCTGACCATGTGGCGAAGGCGCTCGAACGCGGCACCATTGAAATCGCCCCGCTTGCCTATATGCGCGGCAGGACGCTGGATGATTCGTTTATTATATTGGATGAAGCGCAAAATACGACCGCCGAGCAGATGAAAATGTTCTTGACCAGGCTCGGTTTCGGCTCAAAGATGGTTATTACCGGAGACATTACACAGATCGATCTGCCCAAAGGAAAAGTGTCCGGATTGGTGGACGCCGAACGGATTTTGCAGCATATTGCGGAAATCGGGTTTGTCCGTTTTGCCGAACAGGATGTCGTCCGTCACTCGCTCGTACAAAAGATCATAACGGCTTACAGGAACAAGGAGCAGAAAAGCTCGTCGGCGAATGATCGATGA
- the ybeY gene encoding rRNA maturation RNase YbeY: MSLQLMVNNELPDFAIPAEWMAMLHKLLGTAGKKEGIAEGEVALTFVDDAKIRALNKEYRGLDKATDVLSFPMLESKEEEPEIFYDAKEADTLPELLGDIVISVPRAQAQSEEYGHSLEREIGFLFVHGFLHLLGYDHQDEASEKAMFTLQEEILREAGVAR, from the coding sequence ATGAGTTTGCAACTGATGGTGAACAACGAATTGCCGGACTTTGCGATTCCGGCGGAGTGGATGGCGATGCTTCATAAGCTGCTCGGTACGGCCGGGAAAAAAGAAGGGATTGCGGAAGGCGAAGTCGCCTTAACGTTTGTCGATGATGCAAAAATACGGGCTTTAAACAAAGAATACCGGGGGTTGGACAAGGCCACCGATGTTCTTTCTTTCCCCATGCTGGAAAGTAAAGAAGAAGAGCCGGAAATTTTCTACGATGCAAAAGAGGCGGATACATTGCCCGAATTGCTGGGCGATATCGTCATTTCCGTGCCGCGGGCGCAGGCGCAAAGCGAAGAATACGGCCACTCGCTGGAACGCGAGATCGGTTTTTTGTTTGTGCACGGCTTTCTGCATTTGTTGGGTTATGACCATCAGGATGAAGCTTCCGAAAAGGCGATGTTTACTTTGCAGGAAGAAATTTTGCGCGAAGCGGGGGTCGCACGGTGA